A genome region from Desulfobaccales bacterium includes the following:
- a CDS encoding transglycosylase SLT domain-containing protein — translation MDDEDQGESSAGEINAQHLDELYAKSGIKDRDRTIEEELKKWEHQSSFDFPIQMNKQVKAYVVYFSTERKGFTRRSLTRSSRYLPMIKEVFREYGLPEDLAYLAMVESGFNPKANSPAGACGMWQFIKGTGLRYGLVINGNVDERQDPEKSTRAAAQYLLDLYKQFGSWYLAAASYNCGEGRVQKELTKSNYKNFWELSANKCIPGETRNYVPQMIAATIIARNPQKFGFGNVPYQSPLTPDTPSNLELAQAESPAETVTPARSTKTVMPARSAKLAKLHPPPSEDDPQPHNVVLAKQKSTVPAKALNKKTNRRIYAVDKKTPDKHATKARSEPYVASLFGSPRAHAVKAQASKKGAPASGGSKAGLNRKNNKSSPALLAQKPKPKSIQLAKKKGSPKPKLSKSKSKSKALLVSQAR, via the coding sequence GTGGATGATGAGGATCAGGGGGAATCCAGCGCCGGGGAGATTAATGCCCAGCATCTGGATGAACTCTATGCCAAAAGCGGCATCAAAGATCGGGATCGCACTATAGAAGAAGAATTAAAAAAATGGGAACATCAATCCTCCTTTGATTTTCCCATCCAGATGAACAAGCAAGTCAAGGCCTATGTCGTCTATTTTTCCACGGAACGCAAGGGGTTCACCAGGCGCTCCCTGACTCGCTCGAGCCGCTATCTCCCTATGATCAAAGAAGTTTTCCGGGAATATGGCCTGCCAGAGGATTTGGCTTACCTGGCCATGGTGGAGAGCGGCTTCAACCCTAAGGCCAATTCTCCCGCCGGCGCTTGCGGCATGTGGCAGTTTATCAAGGGCACCGGCCTGCGGTATGGTTTGGTGATCAACGGCAACGTCGATGAGCGTCAGGACCCCGAGAAATCAACCCGGGCCGCCGCACAATATCTTTTGGACCTGTATAAACAATTTGGTTCCTGGTATCTGGCCGCCGCCAGCTACAATTGCGGCGAAGGACGGGTCCAGAAGGAGTTAACCAAAAGCAATTATAAGAATTTCTGGGAACTTTCCGCCAATAAATGCATTCCCGGCGAGACCCGAAATTATGTGCCGCAGATGATCGCCGCCACCATCATCGCCAGGAATCCGCAGAAATTCGGTTTTGGAAATGTGCCTTACCAATCCCCCCTAACGCCCGATACACCTTCGAACCTCGAATTAGCGCAGGCTGAATCCCCGGCAGAGACCGTCACGCCGGCGAGGTCCACCAAAACCGTAATGCCGGCCAGATCTGCCAAACTGGCAAAGCTTCACCCCCCTCCTTCTGAGGATGACCCTCAGCCCCATAATGTCGTCCTGGCCAAACAGAAATCTACCGTGCCTGCGAAAGCTCTCAACAAAAAGACCAACCGCAGGATCTATGCCGTTGATAAAAAGACCCCTGACAAGCACGCCACCAAAGCCAGGTCCGAGCCTTATGTGGCATCCTTGTTCGGCTCTCCCCGTGCCCATGCCGTCAAGGCCCAGGCAAGCAAAAAGGGAGCACCTGCTTCCGGCGGCTCTAAGGCCGGCTTAAACCGCAAAAACAACAAATCCAGTCCAGCCCTCCTGGCGCAAAAACCCAAGCCGAAATCTATCCAATTGGCCAAAAAGAAAGGTAGTCCTAAGCCAAAATTATCCAAGTCGAAGTCTAAGTCCAAGGCGTTACTAGTGTCCCAGGCCAGATGA
- a CDS encoding HD-GYP domain-containing protein, which translates to MTGITKVIEATMEAKDPYTVQHQRRVTQIALTIADKMGLAGDVMEKLRIAGTLHDLGKVGVPTEILVKPGRLTDQEFSIIKTHPMVGFEILQPLELPRQTTQIVLQHHERWNGSGYPLGLSGSEILLEARILGVADVVEAMATHRPYRAALGLTLAMEELSRNQGVLYDPAVVQYCSELYVGNRFDHDFSGLRL; encoded by the coding sequence ATGACCGGCATAACCAAGGTGATCGAAGCTACCATGGAAGCCAAAGACCCTTACACCGTGCAACACCAGCGGCGTGTAACTCAGATAGCCCTAACTATTGCGGACAAGATGGGTCTAGCGGGTGATGTGATGGAAAAACTCCGCATTGCGGGAACGTTGCATGACCTGGGCAAGGTGGGGGTTCCCACTGAGATTCTGGTCAAGCCGGGCAGATTGACCGACCAGGAATTTTCCATTATCAAAACCCATCCGATGGTTGGGTTTGAGATATTACAACCCCTGGAATTGCCTCGACAGACCACCCAGATTGTGCTCCAGCACCATGAACGCTGGAACGGTTCAGGATATCCACTGGGCTTGTCCGGGAGCGAGATTCTTTTGGAAGCCAGGATATTAGGGGTGGCTGATGTGGTGGAGGCCATGGCGACCCACCGGCCTTATCGGGCGGCCCTGGGGCTTACCCTGGCCATGGAAGAGCTCTCCCGCAACCAGGGCGTCCTTTACGATCCTGCGGTGGTGCAATATTGTTCTGAGTTATATGTGGGAAATAGATTCGATCATGATTTTTCAGGACTCAGATTATGA